One window from the genome of Pantoea cypripedii encodes:
- a CDS encoding ATP-dependent helicase yields MPDSALSHFLPATQQWFRAAFNTPTPVQAEAWQAIASGKNCLVIAPTGSGKTLAAFLYAIDALFRERSQAATVERSHKTRILYISPVKALAADVHRNLQLPLAGVEAQRREQGEPEIALVTGMRSGDTPSAERAQLQRRPPDILITTPESLFLLLTSKARETLQGISTVIVDEVHAVAGTKRGSHLALSLERLDALLPHPAQRIGLSATVRPAETVARFLGGAGETRVVNPDAKRPLQLTITVPVADMTDIQQRPDARAVQDATLAAGSIWPHIEAGILDEVLRHRATLVFTNSRGLAEKLTARLNELYARRLGEQPTGPEESFGYGSFTGGTEKRVQTPDNYIARSHHGSVSKEQRLDIETALKAGELRCVVATSSLELGIDMGDIDLVMQVGAPLSVASALQRVGRAGHQVGGTPKGIFWPRTRRDLVDTAVTVDAMLAGELDAIAAPHNPLDVLAQHTVAAAAMDTLQVDAWFDRVRRADPFRTLPRSAFDAVLDMLAGRYPSDEFANLRPRIIWDRHSNTLSGRPGAQHLAVTSGGTIPDRGMFSVMLPEGEEQAGARRVGELDEEMVYESRVNDIITLGATSWRIQQITHDQVVVVPAPGRSARLPFWHGEGVGRSAALGEAIGRYLRAIDQGAAPGAALDAFARHNIQTLIAEQHKATGTLPTDRTLLIERCRDETGDWRVILHSPYGQRVHAPWALAVAERIGRVMGIDPAVVASDDGIVARFPDSEGRVPGAEMFLFEPDELQRVVTQSVSQSALFAARFRECAARALLLPRRNPGKRSPLWQQRLRAGQLLEVARQFDDFPILIETARECLQDVYDLPALHHLMLRLQQGDIQLVEVSTDSPSPFAAPLLFGYVAEFMYASDAPQAEKRASMLALDSKLLSDLLGQVDMRELLDPAMVARVEQELQRTLPDYHASSREGVVDLLREIGPLTTAELTARYSGAEGLDNGLAALQQAQRIFSVNIADETRWAVAEDAARLRDALGSTVSDTLPSALLQPVARPLYDLISRFARTHALFTSSQIALHFGLGRAVADDALEVLRQQDKVLKGDFTASDTQEPQWVAQTVFRRLRVRSLQAAREATKPVDQAVFVALLLERHGIVSDAATRQAQGAFSGVNGVLRVIEQLAGIALPAALWESHILPVRVRDYQPAMLDELLASGEVIWSGQRAQGASEGLVSLHLNDYAAETLSAPDEGKAVALTPLQHSLLELLQDGSGWFVRQLLPRLTDEHSDASLIYEAMWDLAWRGYLTTDTWSALRTLSSNTSAPRARPSRHRRGRLSYATPAARISTGPALNSMAGRWSLITRPAIADTERALALTENMLDRFGVISRGAAIAEQVPGGFPALQPMLRGLEDAGRLLRGRFVAGMGAAQFADHTVIDRLRQLAGNPHFGTSPVALAVLDPANPFGVQLPWPQSLAGNRPVRRNGALMVIARGQVLLYLPQGGKELMTFAAAVTSDEMYAAVLALGVALKREKHLNFTLERIDDLPAGQSPLLPALKEAGFSRVPRGYSWYG; encoded by the coding sequence ATGCCAGATTCAGCTCTCAGTCATTTCTTACCCGCAACACAACAATGGTTTCGTGCTGCGTTCAACACCCCCACTCCGGTGCAGGCCGAGGCCTGGCAAGCCATTGCCAGCGGGAAAAACTGTCTGGTGATTGCCCCCACCGGCTCTGGTAAAACGCTGGCGGCGTTTCTGTATGCGATTGATGCCTTGTTTCGGGAACGCAGCCAGGCAGCCACCGTCGAACGCAGCCATAAAACCCGTATCCTGTATATCTCGCCGGTCAAAGCGCTGGCAGCCGATGTCCACCGCAATCTGCAGTTGCCGCTGGCAGGGGTTGAGGCGCAGCGCCGCGAGCAGGGTGAGCCGGAGATAGCGCTGGTCACTGGCATGCGTTCCGGTGATACGCCCAGTGCCGAGCGGGCGCAGTTGCAACGGCGTCCGCCCGATATCCTGATTACCACGCCAGAATCTCTCTTTTTGCTGCTGACCTCGAAAGCCCGTGAAACGTTACAGGGCATCTCAACGGTGATTGTCGATGAAGTTCATGCGGTGGCCGGCACCAAACGCGGCTCCCATCTGGCGCTCAGTCTGGAACGACTCGATGCTCTGCTGCCCCATCCGGCACAACGCATTGGCTTATCGGCCACGGTGCGTCCGGCAGAAACGGTGGCACGTTTCCTCGGTGGCGCGGGTGAAACGCGGGTGGTCAACCCCGATGCGAAACGGCCATTACAGCTGACCATCACCGTCCCGGTGGCAGATATGACCGATATCCAGCAGCGACCGGATGCACGCGCCGTTCAGGATGCCACCCTGGCTGCCGGGTCGATCTGGCCGCATATCGAAGCAGGTATCCTCGACGAAGTGCTGCGCCATCGTGCCACGCTGGTCTTCACCAATTCGCGCGGGCTGGCGGAGAAGCTGACCGCGCGTCTTAACGAACTTTATGCCCGGCGGCTGGGGGAGCAACCAACCGGGCCTGAGGAATCTTTCGGCTACGGTTCCTTTACCGGTGGCACCGAAAAGCGAGTGCAAACACCTGACAATTATATCGCCCGCTCGCATCATGGCTCGGTGTCGAAAGAGCAAAGGCTGGACATTGAAACCGCCCTCAAGGCCGGGGAATTGCGCTGCGTGGTGGCGACATCAAGTCTTGAACTCGGCATTGATATGGGCGATATCGACCTGGTGATGCAGGTCGGGGCACCGTTGTCGGTTGCCAGTGCACTGCAACGCGTTGGGCGCGCCGGACATCAGGTTGGCGGCACCCCCAAAGGCATTTTCTGGCCGCGAACGCGACGCGATCTGGTGGATACCGCGGTGACGGTTGATGCCATGCTGGCAGGCGAGCTGGATGCTATCGCCGCACCGCATAACCCACTGGATGTGCTGGCACAGCATACGGTGGCCGCCGCCGCGATGGACACCTTACAGGTTGATGCCTGGTTCGATCGGGTCCGGCGCGCCGATCCTTTCCGCACCCTGCCACGCTCCGCCTTTGACGCGGTACTGGATATGCTGGCAGGACGCTATCCTTCCGATGAGTTTGCCAATTTGCGGCCACGTATCATCTGGGATCGGCACAGCAATACGCTCAGCGGTCGTCCGGGTGCGCAGCATCTGGCCGTCACCAGTGGCGGGACAATCCCGGATCGCGGCATGTTCAGTGTGATGTTGCCCGAGGGGGAAGAACAGGCCGGAGCCAGGCGCGTGGGCGAACTGGATGAAGAGATGGTGTACGAATCGCGGGTCAATGACATCATCACCCTCGGTGCCACTTCCTGGCGTATTCAGCAAATCACCCACGATCAGGTGGTGGTGGTCCCTGCACCAGGGCGCTCGGCGCGTCTGCCGTTCTGGCATGGCGAAGGGGTTGGCCGTTCTGCCGCCCTGGGCGAAGCGATTGGGCGTTACCTGCGCGCCATCGATCAGGGTGCAGCACCGGGTGCGGCCCTGGATGCGTTTGCGCGCCACAATATTCAGACGCTGATTGCCGAACAACACAAGGCCACCGGCACGCTGCCCACCGACCGCACCTTACTGATTGAACGCTGCCGGGATGAAACCGGCGACTGGCGCGTGATTCTGCATTCGCCCTATGGCCAGCGCGTCCATGCTCCCTGGGCGCTGGCGGTAGCGGAACGCATTGGTCGGGTGATGGGCATCGATCCTGCCGTGGTCGCCAGCGATGATGGCATTGTCGCGCGTTTCCCGGACAGTGAAGGTCGCGTACCGGGAGCAGAAATGTTTCTGTTTGAGCCGGATGAACTGCAACGGGTAGTGACCCAATCGGTTAGCCAGTCGGCGTTGTTTGCCGCCCGGTTTCGCGAATGTGCGGCGCGCGCGCTGTTGTTGCCCCGGCGCAATCCCGGTAAACGTTCACCGCTATGGCAGCAACGCTTACGCGCCGGGCAGTTACTGGAAGTTGCCCGCCAGTTTGATGATTTTCCCATCCTGATTGAAACCGCGCGTGAATGTTTACAGGATGTTTATGACTTGCCCGCTTTGCATCACCTGATGTTGCGGCTGCAACAGGGGGACATTCAGCTGGTGGAGGTCAGCACTGACTCCCCGTCACCGTTTGCGGCACCGTTGCTGTTCGGTTACGTGGCCGAATTTATGTATGCCAGCGATGCGCCCCAGGCGGAGAAACGCGCCTCAATGCTGGCGCTGGACAGCAAACTGTTAAGCGATCTGCTGGGCCAGGTCGATATGCGCGAGCTGCTGGATCCCGCCATGGTTGCTCGCGTAGAACAGGAATTACAGCGCACATTGCCTGATTACCACGCCAGCAGTCGCGAAGGGGTGGTGGATCTGCTGCGTGAAATCGGCCCCCTCACGACAGCAGAGTTAACCGCACGCTACAGCGGCGCAGAAGGGCTGGATAACGGATTAGCGGCGCTTCAGCAGGCGCAGCGTATTTTCAGCGTCAATATTGCCGATGAAACGCGCTGGGCGGTGGCTGAAGACGCCGCACGACTGCGCGATGCGTTAGGCAGCACCGTGTCAGATACCTTGCCATCCGCGCTACTGCAGCCCGTGGCGCGCCCGTTGTACGATCTGATCAGCCGTTTCGCCCGCACCCATGCGTTGTTTACCTCATCGCAGATTGCCCTGCATTTCGGCCTGGGACGCGCGGTCGCGGATGATGCACTGGAGGTGTTACGTCAGCAGGACAAAGTGCTGAAAGGTGACTTCACCGCATCCGACACTCAGGAACCGCAATGGGTGGCGCAAACTGTCTTCCGTCGCCTGCGTGTGCGTTCATTGCAGGCGGCACGGGAAGCCACCAAACCGGTTGATCAGGCGGTCTTCGTCGCCCTGCTGCTGGAACGCCATGGGATAGTGAGTGATGCCGCCACCCGTCAGGCCCAGGGCGCATTTAGTGGCGTCAATGGGGTGCTGCGCGTGATTGAACAGCTGGCCGGTATCGCATTGCCCGCTGCGTTGTGGGAATCACACATTCTTCCCGTGCGGGTCCGTGATTACCAGCCTGCCATGCTGGATGAACTCCTCGCCAGCGGCGAGGTGATCTGGAGCGGTCAGCGCGCGCAGGGTGCCAGTGAAGGCCTGGTATCATTACATTTGAATGATTACGCCGCTGAAACGCTGTCTGCGCCAGACGAAGGAAAAGCGGTTGCGCTGACGCCGCTACAACATTCGCTGCTGGAACTGTTGCAGGACGGCAGCGGCTGGTTTGTGCGGCAATTGCTTCCGCGTCTGACAGATGAACATTCTGACGCGTCACTCATCTATGAAGCGATGTGGGATCTGGCCTGGCGTGGTTATCTCACCACCGATACCTGGTCAGCACTGCGCACGCTGAGCAGCAATACCAGCGCGCCACGTGCCCGTCCCAGTCGTCATCGGCGCGGACGCCTCAGTTACGCCACACCCGCTGCGCGTATCAGCACCGGTCCGGCCCTGAACAGCATGGCTGGCCGCTGGTCGCTGATTACGCGCCCGGCCATCGCCGATACCGAGCGCGCACTGGCGCTGACGGAAAATATGCTGGATCGCTTTGGTGTCATTAGCCGTGGTGCGGCCATCGCGGAACAGGTGCCGGGAGGATTTCCGGCATTACAACCCATGCTGCGCGGGCTGGAAGATGCCGGGCGGCTGCTGCGAGGCAGATTTGTTGCAGGTATGGGGGCAGCCCAGTTTGCTGATCATACGGTGATTGATCGCTTGCGCCAGCTCGCGGGCAACCCGCATTTTGGCACCAGCCCTGTTGCCCTTGCCGTCCTTGATCCTGCTAATCCTTTTGGTGTACAGCTACCGTGGCCACAGAGTCTGGCCGGTAATCGACCGGTACGCCGTAATGGCGCACTGATGGTGATTGCTCGTGGCCAGGTGCTGCTTTATTTGCCTCAGGGGGGTAAGGAGCTAATGACTTTTGCTGCCGCCGTGACCAGCGATGAAATGTATGCAGCGGTGCTGGCGCTGGGTGTGGCACTCAAACGCGAGAAGCATCTTAACTTTACGCTGGAGCGCATCGATGATCTTCCCGCCGGGCAATCACCGCTGCTGCCCGCTCTGAAAGAAGCCGGATTTTCTCGCGTACCACGCGGTTATAGCTGGTACGGCTAG
- a CDS encoding YbhB/YbcL family Raf kinase inhibitor-like protein, which yields MVMFKRALLLALFPASVMAAPIFTLQSSDFTDNAILPKAFAGNAQGNPSCTGDNISPALSWSDAPVGTRSFALMITDPVGAKGLGVTHLVAYNIAADRSSFAQGELAKGSGYTGGKNSPGTTRYYGPCPPVGSGVHHYNFVLVATDLSPDQLPAGLTHDALVAKLKGHALGAATLVGRFTNDQ from the coding sequence ATGGTTATGTTTAAGCGCGCGCTACTGCTGGCGCTGTTCCCCGCCTCAGTGATGGCTGCCCCGATTTTTACCTTGCAATCATCCGATTTTACTGACAACGCCATTCTGCCAAAGGCATTTGCCGGTAACGCGCAAGGTAATCCTTCCTGCACCGGTGACAATATTTCCCCGGCACTGAGCTGGTCTGATGCGCCTGTCGGAACACGTAGTTTTGCCCTGATGATCACCGATCCGGTGGGAGCAAAGGGGCTGGGCGTGACACATCTGGTGGCGTATAACATCGCCGCCGATCGGTCTTCGTTTGCTCAGGGTGAACTGGCAAAAGGTAGCGGTTACACCGGGGGTAAGAACTCTCCCGGCACCACGCGTTATTACGGCCCGTGTCCGCCGGTGGGGAGCGGCGTCCATCACTACAATTTTGTGCTGGTCGCCACCGATTTATCGCCAGACCAGTTACCTGCAGGCTTAACCCATGATGCGCTGGTAGCGAAGTTAAAAGGACATGCGCTGGGAGCTGCAACCCTCGTCGGGCGTTTTACTAACGATCAATAA
- a CDS encoding IclR family transcriptional regulator, translating to MVVKVDKAKEEKSDKPLGTQSLFRGLQLIELLSNYPNGCPLAHLSELSGMNKSTVHRLLQGLHSSGYVTQAPSPGSYRLTTKFISVGQKALSSLNIIHVAAPHLEKLNLDVGETVNFSSREDDHVILIYKLEPTTGMMRTRAYIGQHMPLYCSAMGKIFMAWGSEDYLPEYWQSHQNSIQQLTKNTITTLPEMMEELKNIRQQQTAMDREENELGVSCIAAPVFDIQQRVPYAVSISLPTAKLQQIGVKKLMGPVVATARAISEELGYHSV from the coding sequence ATGGTGGTTAAAGTGGATAAAGCAAAGGAAGAAAAGAGTGACAAGCCGCTGGGGACGCAGAGCCTGTTTCGTGGATTGCAACTGATTGAACTGTTGAGCAATTACCCCAACGGATGCCCGCTGGCCCATCTTTCTGAGCTGTCCGGTATGAACAAGAGTACCGTGCACCGCCTGTTGCAGGGGTTGCACAGCAGTGGTTATGTCACCCAGGCTCCCTCGCCCGGTAGCTATCGCTTAACCACCAAATTTATTTCAGTTGGACAGAAGGCACTTTCCTCGCTCAACATCATCCACGTCGCTGCCCCGCATCTGGAAAAGCTGAATTTAGACGTGGGAGAAACGGTGAATTTCTCCAGCCGCGAAGATGACCACGTGATCCTGATTTATAAGCTGGAACCCACCACCGGGATGATGCGCACCCGCGCCTATATTGGCCAGCATATGCCGCTGTACTGCTCGGCAATGGGGAAGATTTTTATGGCCTGGGGCAGCGAAGATTATCTGCCCGAATACTGGCAAAGCCATCAAAACAGCATCCAGCAGCTGACGAAAAACACCATCACCACGCTGCCGGAAATGATGGAAGAACTGAAAAACATCCGTCAGCAGCAGACGGCGATGGACCGTGAAGAGAATGAGTTAGGCGTCTCCTGTATTGCCGCCCCGGTGTTCGATATTCAGCAACGCGTGCCTTATGCGGTATCGATATCGTTACCCACCGCTAAGCTGCAACAGATTGGGGTGAAAAAACTGATGGGACCGGTGGTCGCCACCGCCCGCGCGATATCTGAAGAGCTGGGATACCACAGCGTATAA
- a CDS encoding sugar ABC transporter ATP-binding protein, with product MQHSPGTPVLTLSHITKRFGGNPAVNDVSLAVYPGEVVALLGENGAGKSTLIKVLAGVYSRDEGDIRFHDASIASAASLKTATHQPIAFIHQDLGLIEWMTVAENMALVMGFTRRLGLIDWRAVRERSRAALEEVGIVLDPDARVFELSRTEKSLLAIARAVAVNAEVLVLDEPTASLPANDVRHLFDVINRLKSRKVGMIYVTHRLDEVIEISDRICVMRDGKHVAEGNTADYQLHDLVEMIVGEALEGNQRQPLPDAQNPVLVLDELCIDEVGPVSFSLQPGEMLALAGLRGAGQEEIGRLLFGLRQASAGSIHFRDQAYRPQTPQQAMAAGVSLVAGDRTGESLVMSMSVRENLFLNPTACGHRLLSRYGRRAEIGASWWKVQLFDVRPKDVNLDISALSGGNQQKVVMARWMHLNAPLLILEDPTAGVDVGAREEIYHLLNKALADGIAVLVISNDLEEIAHICNRALVFNRGQVVGELKNEQVTFAGLLELASASSAAPLTNV from the coding sequence ATGCAGCATAGCCCGGGAACACCGGTTCTTACTCTGAGCCATATCACCAAACGCTTTGGCGGCAATCCCGCCGTGAATGATGTCAGCCTGGCGGTTTATCCCGGCGAAGTGGTTGCCCTGTTGGGAGAAAACGGCGCGGGAAAATCCACCCTGATAAAAGTGCTGGCCGGTGTCTACAGCCGTGATGAAGGGGATATCCGTTTTCACGATGCCAGTATCGCCTCCGCCGCCAGTCTGAAAACGGCCACGCACCAGCCAATCGCCTTTATTCATCAGGATCTCGGTCTGATCGAATGGATGACGGTGGCGGAAAATATGGCGCTGGTGATGGGGTTTACCCGTCGTCTCGGCTTGATTGACTGGCGCGCAGTACGCGAGCGGTCGCGGGCTGCACTGGAGGAGGTGGGCATCGTACTGGACCCGGACGCCCGTGTGTTCGAACTCTCGCGTACCGAAAAATCGCTGCTGGCGATTGCGCGTGCGGTGGCGGTTAACGCAGAAGTGCTGGTGCTGGATGAACCGACCGCATCATTACCGGCCAATGATGTGCGCCATCTGTTTGATGTGATCAATCGGCTGAAAAGCCGCAAGGTCGGCATGATCTACGTGACTCACCGTCTCGATGAAGTGATCGAAATCTCCGACCGTATCTGCGTGATGCGCGATGGCAAACATGTGGCGGAAGGCAACACCGCCGACTATCAGCTGCATGATCTGGTGGAGATGATTGTGGGTGAAGCGCTGGAAGGGAACCAGCGGCAGCCGTTACCCGACGCGCAAAACCCGGTGCTGGTGCTGGACGAACTGTGCATTGATGAAGTGGGGCCGGTCAGCTTTAGCCTGCAACCCGGCGAAATGCTGGCGCTGGCAGGATTACGCGGAGCCGGGCAGGAGGAGATTGGTCGCCTGCTGTTTGGTCTGCGTCAGGCCAGCGCGGGCAGCATCCACTTTCGCGATCAGGCGTATCGCCCTCAGACACCGCAGCAGGCGATGGCGGCGGGTGTATCGCTGGTGGCTGGCGATCGCACCGGTGAAAGCCTGGTGATGTCGATGAGCGTGCGTGAAAACCTGTTTCTTAATCCCACTGCCTGCGGCCATCGGCTGCTGTCACGTTACGGACGTCGCGCCGAAATTGGCGCCAGCTGGTGGAAGGTGCAGCTGTTCGATGTCCGGCCAAAAGACGTCAACCTCGATATCAGCGCCTTGTCCGGTGGCAATCAGCAAAAAGTGGTGATGGCACGCTGGATGCACCTCAACGCCCCGTTATTGATTCTGGAGGATCCTACGGCCGGTGTGGATGTCGGTGCGCGTGAAGAGATTTATCACCTGCTGAATAAGGCGCTGGCCGATGGCATCGCTGTGCTGGTGATTTCCAACGACCTTGAAGAGATCGCCCATATCTGCAACCGCGCACTGGTGTTTAACCGTGGCCAGGTGGTGGGGGAATTAAAAAATGAACAGGTGACCTTTGCCGGTTTGCTGGAGCTGGCGTCTGCCAGCAGCGCTGCCCCATTAACCAACGTCTGA
- a CDS encoding ABC transporter permease, with translation MSKTSVKSTALEQRVSLAQHGFAPWSMQIMTRYGLLLLCVLLTLLFSVLSPSFATMLTLQAILASKAKIALLALAATLPMIVGKIDLNVGFGIVLWHILAITLQVEYGFSWQMAVLTVLAISALYGLLNGILVALADIDSFVATLGSGTVLYAVALWHSGGRQIVGDLPDAFSALHHTELFGIPIGAFYVLAVAIVLWLITEHTPLGRCMYAVGGNPVAARLNGIAVNKYIIGTFIASSVLTGFSGVLIAAEQGVGQASVGMDYLLPALVGAFLGSTTIRPGRVNVWGTVVGIAILAIGIAGIQQFGGDFWVEPLFNGATLLLSITLAGYAQRRRMLNQKAVVRSQSAPASAPDHKQKTITPGNSL, from the coding sequence ATGTCGAAAACATCCGTAAAATCCACCGCGCTCGAACAGCGGGTAAGCCTGGCACAGCATGGCTTTGCCCCCTGGTCGATGCAGATTATGACGCGCTACGGCCTGCTGCTGCTGTGCGTGTTGCTAACCCTGCTGTTTTCCGTGCTGTCACCGTCGTTCGCCACCATGCTGACGTTACAGGCGATTCTTGCCAGTAAAGCCAAAATTGCCCTGCTGGCCCTGGCGGCTACGCTGCCGATGATCGTCGGTAAGATCGACCTTAACGTCGGTTTCGGTATTGTGTTGTGGCATATCCTCGCCATCACCTTACAGGTGGAATATGGCTTCTCCTGGCAGATGGCGGTGCTGACGGTGCTGGCGATCTCGGCGTTGTATGGTCTGCTCAACGGCATTCTGGTGGCGTTAGCGGATATTGATAGTTTTGTCGCCACCCTCGGTTCCGGCACCGTGTTATACGCCGTGGCCTTGTGGCACTCCGGCGGACGCCAGATTGTCGGCGATCTGCCCGATGCCTTTAGCGCGCTGCACCATACCGAGCTGTTCGGTATCCCCATCGGCGCGTTCTATGTGCTGGCTGTGGCCATCGTGTTGTGGCTGATCACCGAACACACCCCGCTGGGACGCTGCATGTATGCGGTAGGTGGCAATCCTGTTGCGGCACGCCTGAACGGTATCGCGGTGAACAAATACATCATCGGCACCTTTATTGCCTCCAGCGTCCTCACCGGCTTCAGTGGCGTACTGATTGCTGCCGAACAGGGTGTCGGCCAGGCCAGTGTGGGTATGGATTATCTGTTGCCTGCGCTGGTGGGGGCATTCCTTGGCAGCACCACCATCCGTCCGGGACGCGTTAACGTCTGGGGTACCGTGGTGGGGATCGCGATTCTCGCCATCGGTATTGCCGGTATTCAGCAGTTTGGCGGTGACTTCTGGGTTGAACCGTTGTTTAACGGGGCCACGCTGTTGCTGTCGATCACCCTTGCCGGTTACGCCCAGCGTCGCCGCATGTTGAACCAAAAAGCGGTGGTGCGCAGCCAAAGCGCACCGGCCTCTGCACCTGACCATAAACAAAAAACCATCACACCAGGGAATTCATTATGA
- a CDS encoding ABC transporter substrate-binding protein — protein MKNQALGLTFAAMLVASVTAHADSYLDQATAAVAKATASSSTWDGPTTGPKLQANKKIIFIASDMKNGGVQGVQQGLSEAAKVAGWKLETLDGGGSVKDQLAALNQAIAQRPDGIVIGGWNPNVAKIPLKKAREQKIVLMAWHAEPQPGPIEKYGVTDNITSDSTEVARLAAQYAVVRSGGKAQVLIFTDSLYQIALDKANTMKQEIEKCSGCKVVEFIDTPLADTANRMPSMTFSLLQKYGDHFQYALSINDLYFDFMAPALKTAGKGGKNAPFNISAGDGSISAFQRIRNEDSQIATVAEPLKLHGWQLLDEFNRAFAGQPSSGYVTPAHLITKENIGNDGGPQNNYDPANNYQGHYKAIWGVQ, from the coding sequence ATGAAAAATCAGGCATTAGGTCTGACGTTTGCCGCCATGCTGGTGGCATCAGTGACCGCGCACGCAGACAGTTACCTCGACCAGGCAACCGCAGCGGTGGCAAAAGCCACCGCCAGTTCCAGCACCTGGGATGGGCCAACCACTGGACCGAAACTGCAGGCTAACAAGAAAATTATCTTTATCGCCTCTGACATGAAAAACGGCGGGGTGCAGGGGGTGCAGCAGGGATTAAGTGAGGCAGCGAAGGTCGCGGGCTGGAAACTGGAAACCCTCGACGGCGGCGGCTCGGTGAAAGACCAGCTTGCGGCGCTGAATCAGGCGATTGCCCAGCGACCGGACGGCATCGTCATCGGTGGCTGGAACCCGAACGTGGCGAAAATCCCGCTGAAAAAAGCCAGAGAACAAAAAATCGTGCTGATGGCCTGGCATGCCGAACCGCAACCGGGACCGATTGAGAAATACGGCGTCACCGACAATATCACCTCGGATTCTACCGAAGTCGCGCGTCTGGCAGCGCAGTATGCGGTAGTGCGTTCGGGCGGTAAGGCGCAGGTGCTGATCTTTACCGATTCGCTCTATCAAATCGCGCTGGATAAGGCCAACACCATGAAGCAGGAAATTGAGAAGTGCAGTGGTTGTAAGGTGGTCGAGTTTATCGATACACCGCTGGCCGATACCGCCAACCGTATGCCTTCCATGACTTTCAGCCTGTTGCAGAAATATGGCGATCATTTCCAGTATGCGTTGTCGATCAACGATCTCTATTTCGATTTTATGGCTCCGGCACTGAAAACCGCTGGCAAAGGCGGGAAAAATGCCCCGTTTAATATCTCGGCGGGAGACGGTTCCATTTCCGCGTTCCAGCGTATCCGCAATGAAGACAGCCAGATTGCCACCGTGGCGGAACCGCTCAAACTGCACGGCTGGCAATTGCTGGATGAATTTAACCGTGCTTTTGCCGGGCAGCCATCATCCGGCTATGTCACCCCGGCGCATCTGATCACCAAAGAAAATATCGGTAACGACGGCGGGCCACAGAACAACTACGACCCGGCTAACAACTACCAGGGTCACTACAAAGCCATCTGGGGTGTGCAGTAA
- a CDS encoding SMP-30/gluconolactonase/LRE family protein, whose protein sequence is MQVEKLCSPAIWAEGPVWLPQQDAVVFSDVKGNRMFRWQRNGELSLWRASASYANGNARDQAGRVVSCEHGRRGISRTEHDGSVTMLVERVEGKRFNSPNDLVVRSDGTIWFTDPPYGIINDEEGYHAHSQVIGCYLYCFDPASGQLSIAASDLQRPNGLAFSPDESLMYVADMSVVDFPMLGRRQLRVYQVDGRELVAGRFFAEVAPGFPDGFCVDSNGDIYCSCADGVIIFDSHGETRGKIPLPERVSNCTLGGPEGNELYITATTSLYRVRIRM, encoded by the coding sequence ATGCAGGTGGAAAAACTCTGTTCTCCCGCGATCTGGGCCGAAGGCCCGGTCTGGCTGCCACAGCAGGATGCGGTGGTGTTTAGTGATGTGAAGGGGAACCGTATGTTTCGCTGGCAGCGCAATGGTGAACTCAGCCTGTGGCGAGCCAGCGCCAGCTACGCTAACGGCAACGCCCGCGATCAGGCGGGCCGGGTGGTGAGCTGCGAGCATGGCCGCCGTGGTATTAGTCGCACGGAGCATGATGGCAGCGTCACCATGCTGGTGGAGCGGGTTGAAGGGAAACGCTTCAACTCACCTAACGATCTGGTGGTGCGCTCCGATGGCACCATCTGGTTCACCGATCCCCCTTACGGCATCATCAACGATGAGGAGGGGTATCACGCCCATAGCCAGGTGATTGGCTGCTATCTGTACTGCTTCGATCCGGCTAGTGGGCAGCTCAGCATTGCGGCCAGCGATCTGCAACGTCCGAACGGGCTGGCGTTCTCCCCGGATGAAAGCCTGATGTATGTGGCTGATATGTCGGTAGTGGATTTCCCCATGTTGGGGCGTCGGCAGCTGCGGGTGTACCAGGTGGATGGTCGGGAACTGGTGGCAGGGCGCTTCTTTGCCGAGGTAGCACCGGGTTTTCCAGACGGATTCTGCGTCGATAGCAACGGTGATATCTACTGTAGCTGCGCCGACGGGGTGATTATCTTCGATAGCCACGGAGAGACGCGCGGCAAAATTCCGCTGCCGGAACGGGTATCGAACTGCACGCTCGGTGGCCCGGAGGGTAACGAGTTGTATATCACCGCCACCACGTCGTTGTATCGGGTGCGTATTCGTATGTAA